In the genome of Arenicella chitinivorans, the window AGTCGAGGTGACGTTTCTGGGGCGTACCGCGCATTTTCCAATCGGGCCGTATATGCTCGCGCAGGGTTTGGGGTGTCCGGTGAAGCTAATGTTTTCATACTGCGATTATTTTGCCCCCAACAAACCAGTCTATTTTGAAGTCGAGACGTTTGCTGATCGGGTTACGTTGGGCCGTGCAGACCGCGCAGTCAATCTACAGGCCCATGCACAACGGTTTGCCACGATGTTGGAACAGCAGCTGGCGCACGCGCCGTATCAATGGTTTAACTTCTACGATTTTTGGGCGGAGCCAACGACATAATGAGCCAGCGATTTGACCACGAGATCAAACAACTTATTCCACATCGTGAACCGATGTTGTTGATCAATGAGTTGCTGGAAGTCAGCCAACAAAGTTCAGAATCCCGAGTATTCATCGATGTCGACACACCTTTTGCAACCGAATTGGGCGTACCGGCTTGGATTGGATTGGAATACATGGGACAAACCGCCGCATTGATTGCTGGCTATCAACAGCGTGAAGGTCTGTGTCGGCCGCACCTTGGATTCTTGATGGGGTCGCGTCGGTATCAATCTGACGCAGCCTACTTTGTCCTAGGCCACACGTTGCGCGTGCGCTGTGAGCAAGCGGCGCTAGTTGGTGAGAGTCTGGCGACGTTTAACTGTACAATATGCGATGAAATAACCGGCGAACAAATGGCGAATGCCCTGTTGTCGGTGTATCGCCGACCGTTGGATTGAGCGGCAAGCGAACATAATTAGGGGATCAACCAACCATGAAGCAAAATTTGCGTAGTCCACAGCGAGTGGTCATCACCGGTGCAGGCAACATATCTCCTTTGGGTGATACGTGGGGTGAGGTTCGCAGTAGTCTGTTGGCAAAGAAGAACGCCGTGCGCTATATGCATGAATGGGATCAGTACCCAGAGCTGCGGACGCGCTTGGCTGCACCAGTAGCTGATTTTGAGTTACCTAAACATTTTCGAGCCAAACAAAAGCGGCCGATGGGACGTGTTGCACGTATGGCCGTGCTGGCTACCGAGCGTGCGTTGGAACAGGCGGGGCTGTTGGGCGATCCTTTAGTCCAAAGCGGAGATATGGGTGTCAGCTTTGGGTCCGCCACCGGCAGTAGTGCAGCGGGGATGGAATTCTTCAAACTGCTGTCAGAACAGTCAATGGAAGATGTGACTACCACAACTTACATTCGCATGATGAGCCATACCGCGGCGGTGAACATCGGTGTGTATTTTGGTACCCAAGGCCGAATGTATACCACCTCAAGCGCGTGTACCGCGGGCAGTCAAGGTGTTGGTTACGCCTATGAAGCTATTCGTGCTGGGCAACAGCTTGCCATGATCGCGGGCGGTGCTGAGGAGCTGTGTGTCACGCAAGCAGCTGTGTTTGATACTATTTTTGCAGCCAGCCTCAAAAATGATAATCCGGAAACCGCACCAAGCCCGTTTGACAAATCGCGTGACGGTTTGGTTTTAGGCGAGGGTGCCACGACGTTGATCTTGGAGTCCTATGAGCACGCCATCGCTCGGGGTGCCCCAATTTTGGCGGAAATTATAGGGTATGGCACCAATACCGATGGGGGGCATATCGTGCGTCCACGACAGGCCACGATGCAACGGGTGATGGAGTTGGCGATGGAAGACGCTGGTTTGCAGCCAAGCGATATTGATTTTGTCTCCGCCCATGCTACGGCCACAGATCACGGTGATGTGTTTGAAAGTCACGCAACTTACGATGTGGTAGGTAAGAAGCCGATCAATTCATTAAAAAGCTATACCGGGCATGGACTGGGAGCGTGTGGCGCGTTTGAACTGTGGGCCAGTTTAAACATGATGGACGAGGGCTGGCTGGCGCCAACCTTGAATCTCACCGACATTGACGAGCGCTGTGCAGACTTGGACTATGTGATGGGTGAACCGCGTGAACTGAAAGCCACCACCTTTATGACCAATAATTTTGCGTTTGGTGGCATCAATACATCCTTGATTGTGCGCAGCGCTGAAGCGTTGTAATTACTTGCTGAACAAGGCCTGCTGTCGCGCGAGTGCACGATGAGTGTGAGTCACCGCAAGTCGTTCATTGCGATCATTCCAGCGCTGGCCTAACACTCGTCGCATGACACCTTCCACGGTGCGCGTTACAAATATGTT includes:
- a CDS encoding ApeP family dehydratase, whose product is MSQRFDHEIKQLIPHREPMLLINELLEVSQQSSESRVFIDVDTPFATELGVPAWIGLEYMGQTAALIAGYQQREGLCRPHLGFLMGSRRYQSDAAYFVLGHTLRVRCEQAALVGESLATFNCTICDEITGEQMANALLSVYRRPLD
- a CDS encoding beta-ketoacyl-ACP synthase, yielding MKQNLRSPQRVVITGAGNISPLGDTWGEVRSSLLAKKNAVRYMHEWDQYPELRTRLAAPVADFELPKHFRAKQKRPMGRVARMAVLATERALEQAGLLGDPLVQSGDMGVSFGSATGSSAAGMEFFKLLSEQSMEDVTTTTYIRMMSHTAAVNIGVYFGTQGRMYTTSSACTAGSQGVGYAYEAIRAGQQLAMIAGGAEELCVTQAAVFDTIFAASLKNDNPETAPSPFDKSRDGLVLGEGATTLILESYEHAIARGAPILAEIIGYGTNTDGGHIVRPRQATMQRVMELAMEDAGLQPSDIDFVSAHATATDHGDVFESHATYDVVGKKPINSLKSYTGHGLGACGAFELWASLNMMDEGWLAPTLNLTDIDERCADLDYVMGEPRELKATTFMTNNFAFGGINTSLIVRSAEAL